In Feifania hominis, the following are encoded in one genomic region:
- the leuC gene encoding 3-isopropylmalate dehydratase large subunit, with protein sequence MGMTMTQKIIAAHAGKSEVHAGELVNAKLDLVLGNDITTPVAINEFEKAGFDGIFNRSKIAIVLDHFVPNKDIKSAEQCKQCRTFAKSMNVENFFDVGQMGIEHALLPEKGLVGPGELVIGADSHTCTYGALGAFSTGVGSTDMAAGMATGELWFKVPAAIRFVLTGKPGRWVSGKDVILHIIGKIGVDGALYRSMEFTGPGCAHLTMDDRLCICNMAIEAGGKNGIFEVDDVTVDYITGRVKRPYQVYRADPDAEYEQTIEIDLGEIKPTVSFPHQPDNTRTIDKVGDVKIDQVVIGSCTNGRLSDLAAAAEIFKGRKVADGVRAIIIPATQHIYKEAMKRGYLETFIDAGCVVSTPTCGPCLGGYMGILADGERAVTTTNRNFVGRMGHPGSEVYLASPAVAAASAVAGKIAGPDSICKEAV encoded by the coding sequence ATGGGAATGACCATGACGCAAAAAATCATCGCCGCGCACGCGGGCAAAAGCGAGGTCCACGCGGGCGAGCTTGTCAACGCAAAGCTCGATCTGGTACTGGGCAACGACATCACGACTCCGGTCGCCATCAACGAATTTGAAAAAGCGGGCTTTGACGGCATCTTCAACCGCAGCAAGATTGCGATTGTACTCGACCACTTTGTCCCGAACAAGGACATCAAATCCGCCGAGCAGTGCAAGCAGTGCCGCACCTTTGCAAAGTCGATGAATGTGGAGAATTTCTTCGACGTCGGCCAGATGGGCATTGAGCACGCCCTGCTTCCGGAAAAGGGGCTTGTGGGTCCCGGCGAGCTTGTGATCGGCGCCGATTCTCACACCTGTACCTACGGAGCGCTTGGCGCCTTTTCCACCGGCGTCGGCAGCACCGATATGGCCGCCGGCATGGCGACGGGCGAGCTGTGGTTCAAAGTGCCGGCAGCCATCCGCTTTGTTCTGACCGGCAAGCCGGGCAGATGGGTCAGCGGTAAGGACGTCATCCTGCACATCATCGGAAAGATCGGCGTCGATGGCGCGCTCTACCGTTCCATGGAGTTTACGGGCCCCGGCTGCGCACACCTGACCATGGACGACCGGCTCTGCATCTGCAACATGGCGATTGAGGCCGGCGGCAAAAACGGCATCTTTGAGGTGGACGATGTGACGGTCGACTACATCACCGGGCGGGTCAAACGGCCCTATCAGGTCTACCGGGCCGACCCGGACGCCGAGTATGAGCAGACCATCGAAATCGACCTTGGCGAGATCAAGCCGACCGTATCTTTTCCGCACCAGCCCGACAATACCCGCACCATTGACAAGGTGGGAGATGTCAAAATTGACCAGGTCGTGATCGGCTCCTGCACAAACGGAAGACTTTCCGACCTTGCGGCGGCGGCGGAGATTTTCAAGGGCAGAAAAGTCGCCGACGGCGTGCGGGCCATCATCATTCCCGCTACCCAGCATATCTACAAGGAAGCCATGAAGAGAGGCTATCTTGAGACGTTTATCGACGCGGGCTGCGTCGTCTCGACGCCGACCTGCGGACCCTGCCTCGGCGGCTACATGGGAATTCTTGCCGACGGCGAGCGCGCGGTCACCACGACAAACCGAAACTTCGTCGGCCGTATGGGCCATCCGGGCAGTGAAGTTTACCTCGCGTCCCCGGCGGTTGCGGCGGCTTCGGCCGTCGCGGGCAAAATTGCGGGCCCTGACAGCATTTGTAAGGAGGCAGTCTGA
- the leuD gene encoding 3-isopropylmalate dehydratase small subunit translates to MKTKGFVHKYEDNVNTDVIIPARYLNTPNHAELAAHCMEDIDRDFIKRVKQDDIIVAGWNFGCGSSREHAPIAIKAAGVSCVIAKSFARIFYRNSINIGLAILECEPASDRIQNGDEVSVDFDTGVITNLTRKETYQAEPFPPFIREIIEANGLMNAIRKKQGAAK, encoded by the coding sequence ATGAAAACAAAAGGATTCGTCCACAAATATGAGGACAATGTCAACACCGACGTCATCATCCCGGCGCGCTATCTGAACACGCCGAATCACGCGGAGCTCGCGGCCCACTGCATGGAGGACATCGACAGGGACTTCATCAAGAGAGTCAAGCAGGACGACATCATCGTCGCAGGCTGGAATTTCGGCTGCGGCTCCTCTCGCGAGCACGCGCCCATCGCCATCAAGGCGGCCGGCGTGTCGTGCGTCATTGCGAAGTCCTTTGCACGCATCTTCTACCGCAATTCCATCAACATCGGCCTTGCCATTCTCGAGTGCGAGCCGGCGAGTGACCGCATCCAAAACGGCGACGAGGTCTCGGTGGACTTTGACACGGGCGTCATCACCAATCTCACCCGGAAAGAGACCTATCAAGCCGAGCCGTTTCCGCCTTTCATCCGTGAGATCATCGAGGCGAACGGCCTGATGAACGCCATCCGCAAAAAACAGGGGGCGGCGAAGTGA
- a CDS encoding aminopeptidase produces MPDKRWDELGKFLVSHSLEVKKGEKLMIAMYEVETYPLALAVYKHCVIAGGFPQIQFMSEAIKHQVLKYGTEEQKGWVPEIEKYGMEWADCYIALRGAFNLNECYDVSNADIALYQKAMGIISRHRWENTRWALVRVPNERFAQQAGVDYEHIMDMFFDACFQDWDTLVPEWKRICGELAKGDEVHVIAPGTDLRFSAKGKEWRASESTRNIPGGEINTAPHAHTVDGTIWFDFPATFGGRVIHNLKLTFETGKLVKIEADDNLDFVETVLSTDDGASKIGEFAFGTNDAIDVYTTDILIDEKMGGTMHIAMGRPYDSVYTSAIHWDMVKNMKHDSKVLLDGKLIYENGKFLI; encoded by the coding sequence ATGCCTGATAAACGCTGGGACGAACTGGGTAAATTTCTGGTCAGTCACTCGCTGGAAGTGAAAAAGGGCGAAAAGCTGATGATTGCCATGTATGAGGTGGAAACCTATCCGCTGGCTCTTGCGGTCTACAAACACTGTGTTATCGCAGGTGGCTTTCCGCAGATTCAGTTTATGTCGGAGGCGATCAAGCACCAGGTTCTCAAATACGGCACCGAGGAGCAGAAAGGCTGGGTGCCCGAGATTGAGAAATACGGCATGGAGTGGGCCGACTGCTACATCGCGCTGCGCGGCGCGTTCAATCTCAACGAATGCTACGATGTTTCCAATGCCGACATCGCGCTCTACCAGAAGGCGATGGGCATCATCTCGCGCCACCGCTGGGAGAATACCCGCTGGGCACTTGTGCGTGTGCCGAACGAACGCTTTGCCCAGCAGGCCGGCGTGGACTACGAGCACATCATGGATATGTTCTTCGACGCCTGCTTCCAGGATTGGGACACGCTCGTGCCCGAGTGGAAGCGCATCTGCGGCGAGCTCGCCAAGGGCGATGAGGTGCATGTGATCGCCCCGGGAACAGACCTGCGCTTCTCCGCAAAGGGAAAAGAGTGGCGCGCGAGCGAGAGCACGCGAAACATCCCGGGTGGGGAGATCAACACCGCGCCCCACGCCCACACAGTGGATGGAACCATCTGGTTTGACTTCCCGGCGACATTCGGCGGCCGTGTCATCCACAATCTCAAGCTGACCTTTGAGACCGGAAAACTGGTCAAGATTGAGGCGGACGACAATCTCGACTTTGTCGAGACCGTGCTCTCGACCGACGACGGCGCGTCCAAGATCGGCGAGTTCGCCTTTGGCACAAACGACGCCATCGACGTCTATACGACGGACATTCTCATCGACGAGAAGATGGGCGGCACCATGCACATCGCGATGGGCCGCCCCTATGACAGCGTGTACACCTCGGCCATCCATTGGGATATGGTCAAGAATATGAAGCACGACAGCAAGGTGCTGCTCGACGGGAAGCTCATCTATGAAAACGGTAAGTTTCTCATCTAA
- the leuB gene encoding 3-isopropylmalate dehydrogenase — protein sequence MKKNITVIKGDGIGPEIVTEAMKVLDKVGAKYGHEFSFHEILAGGCAIDACGKCLPEQSLDACLTGDSVLLGAVGGPKWDGVDKNNRPERALLGIRSAMGLYANLRPAKLFSQLRAASPLNPEIVARGIDFVVVRELIGGVYFGAHDTVEENGEKRATDIMVYSEHEIERIARTAFETARKRRGKVTSVDKANVLDTSRLWREVVTRVSREYPDVAYSDMLVDNTAMQIVKDPSQFDVIVTENMFGDILSDEASMITGSIGMIPSSSLGETKNGMYEPIHGSAPDIAGQNLANPIGTILSGAMMLKYSFDLDEESAEIERAVSAVLDAGYRTADIMDEGGRRVSCSEMGDLICSEIG from the coding sequence GTGAAAAAGAACATCACCGTCATCAAGGGCGACGGCATCGGCCCTGAAATTGTCACCGAGGCGATGAAAGTGCTCGATAAAGTCGGCGCGAAGTACGGCCACGAGTTCTCGTTTCACGAGATTCTCGCGGGCGGCTGCGCCATTGACGCCTGCGGAAAATGCCTGCCCGAGCAGAGTCTCGACGCCTGCCTGACGGGCGACAGCGTGCTGCTCGGCGCCGTCGGCGGCCCGAAGTGGGACGGCGTCGACAAGAACAACCGCCCGGAGCGGGCGCTGCTCGGCATTCGCAGCGCCATGGGACTCTATGCGAATCTGCGCCCGGCAAAACTCTTTTCGCAGCTGCGGGCCGCCTCGCCCCTGAACCCCGAGATTGTCGCGCGGGGCATTGACTTTGTCGTCGTGCGTGAACTGATCGGCGGCGTCTACTTCGGCGCACATGATACCGTGGAGGAAAACGGAGAGAAACGGGCGACCGATATCATGGTCTACAGCGAGCACGAGATCGAGCGCATTGCGCGCACGGCTTTTGAGACGGCGAGAAAGCGCCGCGGCAAAGTGACCTCGGTCGACAAGGCGAATGTGCTCGACACCTCGCGGCTCTGGCGCGAGGTCGTCACCCGGGTCAGCCGCGAGTACCCCGATGTCGCCTACAGCGACATGCTCGTCGACAACACGGCGATGCAGATTGTCAAGGATCCGTCCCAGTTTGATGTGATCGTCACCGAGAACATGTTCGGTGACATTCTCTCGGATGAGGCGAGTATGATCACGGGGTCGATTGGCATGATTCCCTCGTCGAGTCTCGGCGAGACGAAAAACGGCATGTACGAGCCGATTCACGGCTCGGCCCCCGATATTGCCGGACAGAATCTCGCGAACCCCATCGGCACAATTCTGTCGGGCGCCATGATGCTCAAATATTCCTTTGATCTGGATGAGGAGAGCGCTGAAATCGAGCGCGCCGTCTCGGCGGTGCTCGATGCGGGCTATCGAACAGCCGATATCATGGACGAGGGCGGCAGGCGGGTGTCCTGCTCCGAGATGGGCGATCTGATCTGCAGCGAAATCGGGTAG